In a single window of the Streptomyces sp. NBC_00094 genome:
- a CDS encoding NUDIX hydrolase family protein: MSDMTETTPGWLTTDELHMARARMPILYVEAVPVRVDDSGEVTSIGLLLRIGADGTISRTLVSGRVMQHERVRDALLRHLEKDLGPVALPRVPASLQPFTVAEYFPTAGVTPYHDPRQHAVSLAYVVPVTGDCRPRQDALDLVWFSPQEAASPAVQNEMPGGRGVLLKQALAHVGHTY; encoded by the coding sequence ATGTCTGACATGACCGAGACCACGCCCGGCTGGCTCACCACGGACGAGCTTCACATGGCCCGGGCCCGGATGCCGATCCTGTACGTCGAGGCCGTGCCCGTGCGCGTGGACGACAGCGGCGAAGTCACCAGTATCGGTCTGCTGCTGCGGATCGGCGCGGACGGAACGATCAGCCGGACCTTGGTATCCGGCCGCGTGATGCAGCACGAGCGGGTCCGCGACGCGCTGCTGCGCCATCTGGAGAAGGACCTCGGCCCGGTGGCGCTCCCCCGCGTCCCGGCCTCTCTGCAGCCCTTCACCGTCGCCGAGTACTTCCCCACAGCGGGCGTCACCCCGTACCACGACCCGCGTCAGCACGCGGTGTCCCTGGCCTACGTCGTGCCGGTGACCGGCGACTGCCGCCCGCGACAGGACGCGCTGGACCTGGTCTGGTTCAGCCCGCAGGAAGCAGCCTCCCCGGCTGTGCAGAACGAGATGCCCGGCGGCCGCGGGGTGCTCCTGAAGCAGGCCCTCGCG